In Tamandua tetradactyla isolate mTamTet1 chromosome 7, mTamTet1.pri, whole genome shotgun sequence, the following are encoded in one genomic region:
- the C3AR1 gene encoding C3a anaphylatoxin chemotactic receptor — translation MESFSAENNSTDEFSRPLNEPCIILSMVILSLTFLLGFPSNGLVLWIAGLKMQRTVNTVWFLHLTMADFLCCLSLPFSLVHLALQGHWPYGWFLCKLIPSIIIFNMFASVFLLTAISLDRCLVVLKPIWCQNHRNVGTAVTICGCIWVVAFLMCIPVFLYRETYSVNNYSVCNYNFDVYSSSDYQYFTFDPLEDESLGNSIDQPGEMNDSLDSSSQTNDHPWTATTIYPLTTSNVLHSQTVPPPSEDSLPMDTTRLSSQHPYYNPFKSADVVSPRIPSGLPRFPSEDDKTDPLENSEALLSTGLELFPSASNYSLYTPELTQDFQNLDQFAYDNQASTRLVAITITRLVIGFLLPFIIMVACYTLIILRMRRGRFTKSRSKTLRVAMVVVLVFLVCWTPYHFIGVLLLFTDPETPLGRALLSWDHVSIALASANSCFNPFLYALLGKDFRKKAKQSMQGILEAAFSEELTHSTSCPPNKVTLDENIISTTL, via the coding sequence ATGGAGTCTTTCTCTGCTGAGAACAATTCAACTGATGAATTCTCAAGGCCCTTGAATGAACCCTGCATAATTCTCTCCATGGTCATTCTCAGCCTCACTTTCCTACTGGGATTTCCATCTAATGGGTTGGTACTGTGGATAGCTGGCCTAAAAATGCAGCGAACTGTGAACACAGTTTGGTTTCTCCATCTCACCATGGCCGACTTTCTCTGCTGTCTCTCCCTGCCCTTCTCCCTGGTTCACTTGGCTCTCCAGGGACACTGGCCCTATGGCTGGTTCCTCTGCAAGCTAATCCCCTCCATCATCATCTTCAACATGTTTGCCAGTGTCTTCTTGCTTACTGCCATTAGCCTGGACCGCTGTCTTGTGGTACTCAAGCCTATCTGGTGCCAGAATCATCGCAATGTGGGGACAGCTGTTACTATCTGTGGATGTATCTGGGTGGTGGCTTTTTTAATGTGTATACCTGTGTTCTTGTACCGGGAAACATACAGTGTAAACAACTATAGTGTGTGTAACTACAATTTTGATGTCTATAGTTCATCAGATTATCAATACTTCACTTTTGATCCACTGGAAGATGAATCTCTTGGCAACTCCATTGATCAGCCTGGGGAAATGAATGATAGCCTAGATTCTTCTTCCCAAACAAATGATCACCCTTGGACAGCCACCACAATATATCCATTGACAACTTCCAATGTTCTTCATTCTCAAACAGTTCCACCACCTTCTGAAGATTCACTTCCTATGGATACAACTAGATTATCTAGTCAACATCCTTACTATAACCCATTTAAATCTGCTGATGTGGTCTCACCTAGAATCCCCAGTGGTTTGCCTAGGTTTCCAAGTGAAGATGACAAGACTGACCCACTGGAGAATTCTGAGGCTCTTCTCTCTACTGGTTTAGAGCTTTTCCCCAGTGCTTCTAACTATTCCTTATACACGCCTGAACTAACACAAGATTTCCAGAATTTAGACCAATTTGCATATGACAATCAAGCATCAACACGCTTGGTGGCAATAACCATTACCAGGCTAGTGATAGGTTTCCTGCTGCCCTTCATTATCATGGTGGCCTGTTATACCCTCATCATCCTCCGAATGCGACGGGGACGCTTCACCAAATCTCGGAGTAAAACTTTGCGAGTGGCCATGGTTGTGGTACTTGTCTTTCTTGTCTGCTGGACTCCATATCACTTTATAGGAGTCCTATTATTGTTTACTGACCCAGAAACTCCCCTTGGAAGAGCACTTTTGTCCTGGGACCATGTATCCATTGCTCTGGCATCTGCCAATAGCTGCTTTAATCCCTTCCTCTATGCCCTCCTGGGGAAAGAttttaggaagaaagcaaaacagtCCATGCAGGGGATTCTGGAGGCTGCCTTCAGTGAAGAACTCACACACTCTACCAGCTGTCCTCCAAACAAAGTCACTTTGGATGAAAATATTATCAGTACAACTTTGTGA